Proteins from one Fragaria vesca subsp. vesca linkage group LG6, FraVesHawaii_1.0, whole genome shotgun sequence genomic window:
- the LOC101292916 gene encoding formate dehydrogenase, mitochondrial-like: MAMKGAIVSAAKALASPRSSSTVLSRHLHASPGSKKIVGVFYKANEYAKLNPDFLGCEENALGIRDWLESQGHKYIVTDDKEGPNCELEKHIEDMHVLITTPFHPAYVTAERIKKAKNLQLLLTAGIGSDHIDLKAAAAAGLTVAEVTGSNTVSVAEDELMRILILMRNFVPGYQQAVNGDWKVAAISYRAYDLEGKTVGTVGAGRIGKLLMQRLKPFNCNILYHDRIKADAEFEKETGAKFEEDLDKMLPKCDVVVVNTPLTEKTRGMFDKERISKLKKGVLIVNNARGAIMDTQAVVDACNSGHIAGYSGDVWNPQPAPKDHPWRYMPNHAMTPHTSGTTIDGQLRYAAGTKDMLDRYFKGEEFPAQNYIVKEGKLASQYQ; encoded by the exons ATGGCTATGAAGGGTGCGATTGTCTCGGCTGCTAAGGCTCTTGCCTCACCACGCTCATCCTCCACTGTCCTCTCCAGGCACCTCCAC GCATCTCCGGGGAGCAAGAAGATTGTTGGGGTGTTCTACAAGGCGAATGAGTATGCCAAACTCAACCCTGATTTTTTGGGTTGTGAGGAAAACGCTTTGGGCATTAGGGACTGGCTGGAATCGCAGGGACACAAATATATTGTTACTGATGACAAGGAGGGACCAAATTGTG AGCTTGAGAAACACATTGAGGATATGCATGTTCTGATCACAACCCCTTTCCACCCTGCCTATGTCACGGCGGAGAGGATTAAAAAGGCCAAGAATTTGCAGCTTCTTTTGACTGCCGGAATTGGCTCTGACCACATTGACCTCAAGGCTGCCGCGGCGGCTGGACTGACGGTTGCTGAGGTCACCGGGAGCAATACTGTGTCGGTTGCGGAAGATGAACTCATGAGAATCCTCATTCTTATGAGGAACTTTGTTCCGGGGTATCAGCAGGCTGTTAATGGGGATTGGAAGGTTGCAGCCATTTCCTACAGGGCTTATGATTTGGAAGGGAAGACAGTTGGTACTGTTGGAGCTGGAAGAATCGGGAAGCTTTTGATGCAAAGGTTGAAGCCTTTCAACTGTAATATCCTCTATCATGACAGAATTAAGGCTGATGCCGAGTTTGAGAAAGAGACCGGGGCTAAGTTCGAGGAGGATCTTGATAAGATGCTTCCGAAATGTGATGTTGTTGTTGTCAACACCCCCCTAACAGAAAAGACAAG GGGGATGTTTGATAAAGAGAGAATTTCCAAGCTCAAGAAGGGAGTCCTGATCGTGAACAATGCCCGTGGGGCAATTATGGACACGCAAGCAGTTGTTGATGCTTGCAACAGTGGACACATAGCAG GTTACAGTGGCGATGTCTGGAACCCCCAACCAGCTCCCAAAGACCATCCATGGCGTTACATGCCAAACCATGCCATGACCCCTCATACATCTGGCACCACAATTGATGGACAG TTACGTTATGCTGCTGGTACCAAGGATATGCTTGACCGGTACTTCAAGGGCGAAGAATTTCCAGCACAAAACTACATTGTCAAGGAGGGCAAGCTAGCAAGCCAGTACCAGTGA